In Gouania willdenowi chromosome 15, fGouWil2.1, whole genome shotgun sequence, one DNA window encodes the following:
- the sdhaf4 gene encoding succinate dehydrogenase assembly factor 4, mitochondrial: MALLRGCATAGRLLLTGRLSVLTVSAGQNKIPASFLVGSTRASSKAVKDAEPLRKAKTPQGRFDKPEEEKSSDVLQKFPDNVNPITKERGGPRGPEPTRYGDWERKGRCVDF; this comes from the exons ATGGCTCTGCTGCGGGGCTGTGCTACAGCCGGTAGACTCCTACTGACCGGTAGACTGTCGGTACTCACGGTGTCTGCAG GTCAGAATAAGATCCCTGCGTCATTCCTTGTGGGATCTACACGCGCTTCCAGCAAAGCAGTGAAGGACGCGGAGCCGCTGAGGAAAGCCAAAACTCCACAGGGGCGTTTTGATAAGCCTGAGGAGGAAAAGAGCAGCGATGTTCTACAAA AGTTTCCTGATAACGTGAATCCAATCACAAAGGAGAGGGGAGGTCCTCGGGGCCCAGAGCCCACGCGTTACGGAGACTGGGAGAGAAAAGGCCGCTGCGTTGACTTCTAG